Proteins found in one Ovis canadensis isolate MfBH-ARS-UI-01 breed Bighorn chromosome 20, ARS-UI_OviCan_v2, whole genome shotgun sequence genomic segment:
- the LOC138425386 gene encoding olfactory receptor 12D3-like, protein MENVTTVNEFLLLELTSTQELQPVLLMTLLIIYMIDLFGNGSKLVVVISEPRLYSPMYFFLGNLSCLDICYSSVTLPILMANLLSAHKAVSFLGCITQLHFFHFLGCTESILLAMMGFDRFVAICYPLRYTVIMNLKACILLATVAWITSFFYALMHSVMTARLNFCHSLKLNYFFCDVKPLLELACGDIRLNQWLIFIVTGSLAMAACFLTFLSYLYIISFLLFKNRTCRGLHKALSTCASHFMVVSLFYGTVGRTYIPPASATSVSQGRYVAVIHTTVTSLLNPLIYTLRNKEVKLALKRVFGRRLKLSV, encoded by the coding sequence ATGGAGAACGTTACCACAGTGAATGAGTTTCTCCTGCTGGAACTGACCTCCACTCAGGAGTTGCAGCCTGTTCTCCTTATGACCCTCCTGATTATATACATGATCGATCTGTTTGGAAACGGATCCAAATTAGTGGTTGTCATCTCGGAGCCAAGACTCTACTCCCCTATGTACTTTTTCCTGGGAAATCTTTCTTGTCTGGATATCTGCTATTCTTCAGTGACACTGCCCATACTAATGGCAAACCTCCTCTCTGCTCACAAGGCCGTGTCGTTCCTGGGCTGCATCACTCAGCTACATTTTTTCCACTTTCTGGGCTGCACTGAGTCCATCTTGCTGGCCATGATGGGTTTTGACCGCTTTGTGGCCATCTGTTATCCACTTCGCTACACTGTTATCATGAACCTCAAGGCGTGTATTCTCCTGGCAACTGTGGCCTGGATCACCAGCTTCTTTTATGCTCTGATGCATTCTGTCATGACTGCACGTCTGAACTTTTGCCACTCTCTGAAACTCAACTACTTCTTCTGCGATGTGAAGCCCCTCTTAGAGTTGGCTTGTGGTGACATTCGGCTCAATCAGTGGCTCATTTTTATTGTCACTGGCAGCTTAGCTATGGCAGCATGCTTTCTCACTTTCCTCTCCTACTTGTATATTATCAGCTTCCTTCTGTTCAAGAACCGGACCTGCCGTGGGCTCCACAAGGCTCTGTCCACATGTGCCTCCCATTTCATGGTCGTATCTCTGTTTTATGGAACTGTGGGGCGCACCTACATCCCCCCTGCCTCTGCCACATCTGTATCACAGGGACGGTATGTGGCTGTCATACACACCACCGTCACTTCACTGCTGAATCCATTGATATACACCCTTAGGAATAAGGAAGTGAAGTTGGCTTTGAAGAGAGTCTTTGGGAGGAGACTGAAGCTGTCTGTCTAA
- the OR12D3 gene encoding olfactory receptor 12D3, which yields MENVTTVNEFLLLGLTSVQQLQPFFFVIFLIIYLINLVGNGAILVIAILEPKLHSPMYFFLGNLSCLDICYSSVTLPKVLINLLSARRAISFLGCITQLYFFHFLGSTEAILLAVMAFDRFAAICNPLRYPVIMNPKVCILLAAVAWITSIFNALVHSVMTARLNFCRSQELNHFFCDVKPLLELACSNTLLNQWLLSVVTGSVSMGAFFLTLLSYLYIICSLLLKHKSCRILHKALSTCASHFTVVCLFYGPVGFTYIRPASATSMTQDQMVAIVYSAVTPVLNPLIYTLRNKEVRLALKKTFGSKLFKDCWQRH from the coding sequence ATGGAGAATGTCACTACAGTAAATGAGTTTCTGTTACTTGGCCTGACCAGtgttcagcagctgcagccttTCTTCTTTGTGATTTTCTTAATCATTTACTTGATAAACTTGGTTGGAAACGGAGCTATATTAGTGATTgcgattttggaacccaaacTGCATTCCCCCAtgtattttttcctgggaaacCTTTCTTGCCTGGATATCTGCTACTCTTCAGTGACATTGCCCAAAGTCCTTATAAACCTCCTCTCCGCTCGCAGGGCTATATCATTCCTGGGCTGTATCACTCAGCTATACTTCTTCCACTTTCTGGGAAGCACAGAGGCCATCTTACTAGCTGTTATGGCTTTTGATCGCTTCGCTGCCATCTGCAACCCACTTCGTTACCCTGTCATTATGAACCCCAAGGTATGTATTCTCTTGGCAGCCGTGGCCTGGATCACCAGCATCTTTAACGCTCTGGTACATTCTGTCATGACTGCACGCCTGAACTTTTGCCGCTCTCAAGAGCTCAATCACTTCTTCTGTGATGTCAAGCCCCTCTTGGAACTGGCCTGCAGTAACACACTGCTCAACCAATGGCTTCTTTCTGTTGTCACAGGCAGCGTATCTATGGGAGCTTTCTTCCTGACGCTTCTCTCCTACTTGTACATTATTTGCTCCCTTCTGCTCAAGCATAAGTCCTGCAGAATACTCCACAAAGCTTTGTCCACTTGTGCCTCCCATTTCACAGTGGTGTGTCTTTTCTATGGACCTGTAGGCTTCACGTACATTCGTCCTGCCTCAGCCACTTCCATGACTCAGGACCAGATGGTGGCCATCGTCTATAGTGCAGTCACTCCAGTGCTGAATCCACTGATATACACTCTTAGGAATAAAGAAGTGAGGCTGGCACTGAAGAAAACCTTCGGGAGCAAGTTATTTAAAGACTGCTGGCAGCGCCACTGA
- the LOC138425397 gene encoding olfactory receptor 12D3-like has protein sequence MENVTTVNEFLLLELTSTQELQPVLLMTLLIIYMIDLFGNGSKLVVVISEPRLYSPMYFFLGNLSCLDICYSSVTLPILMANLLSAHKAVSFLGCITQLHFFHFLGCTESILLAMMGFDRFVATCYPLRYTVIMNLKACILATVAWITSFFYALMHSVMTARLNFCHSLKLNHFFCDVKPLLELARGDIRLNQWLIFIVTGSLAMVPCFFTFLSYLYIISFLLFKNRTCCGLHKALSTCASHFMVVSLFYGTVGLTYIPPASATSVSQGRYVAVIHTTVTLLLNPLIYTLRNKEVKLALSRVFGRKLKLPNENHWQH, from the coding sequence ATGGAGAACGTTACCACAGTGAATGAGTTTCTCCTGCTGGAACTGACCTCCACTCAGGAGTTGCAGCCTGTTCTCCTTATGACCCTCCTGATTATATACATGATCGATCTGTTTGGAAACGGATCCAAATTAGTGGTTGTCATCTCGGAGCCAAGACTCTACTCCCCtatgtattttttcctgggaaatcttTCTTGTCTGGATATCTGCTATTCTTCAGTGACACTGCCCATACTAATGGCAAACCTCCTCTCTGCTCACAAGGCCGTGTCTTTCCTGGGCTGCATCACTCAGCTACATTTTTTCCACTTTCTGGGCTGCACTGAGTCCATCTTGCTGGCCATGATGGGTTTTGACCGCTTTGTGGCCACCTGTTATCCACTTCGCTACACTGTTATCATGAACCTCAAGGCGTGTATTCTGGCAACTGTGGCCTGGATCACCAGCTTCTTCTATGCTCTGATGCATTCTGTCATGACTGCACGTCTGAACTTTTGCCACTCTCTGAAACTCAATCACTTCTTTTGTGATGTGAAGCCCCTCTTAGAGTTAGCTCGTGGTGACATTCGGCTCAATCAGTGGCTCATTTTTATTGTCACTGGCAGCTTAGCTATGGTACcatgcttcttcactttcctctcctACTTGTATATTATCAGCTTCCTTCTGTTCAAGAACCGGACCTGCTGTGGGCTCCACAAGGCTCTGTCCACATGTGCCTCCCATTTCATGGTGGTATCTCTGTTTTATGGAACTGTGGGGCTCACCTACATCCCCCCTGCCTCTGCCACATCTGTATCACAGGGACGGTATGTGGCTGTCATACACACCACTGTCACTTTGCTGCTGAATCCTTTGATATACACCCTGAGGAATAAGGAAGTGAAGTTGGCTCTGAGCAGGGTGTTtgggaggaaactgaagctgccTAATGAAAATCATTGGCAgcactag